From the genome of Glycine max cultivar Williams 82 chromosome 2, Glycine_max_v4.0, whole genome shotgun sequence, one region includes:
- the LOC100819793 gene encoding F-box/LRR-repeat protein 17 codes for MDRPPIPAALPPAHGGDAADAAKHGKKRGSYNCGRCGLPKKGHNCTVKTLASTADATPDSSLSVVSVPSAAAPSLRKPSSNLRRALSFDDLDERLPVVDRSEPDEEVDSDVFDETDPDLDLDADACGLPARLLWEVMRRLPPPGLLSAAKVCKGWRDTAKRMWRAAEELKIRVPANVPVGFVASMLQKCPGIVRLSLRMESDFDSTMLACIAFSCPNLECMEILTFDTATIRINGDELGRFVADKKSLKSLKMEGCSNLGGFVLCSSSLSTLWLSDLHSLSKMVFNCPQLREVSLEFSCQENDSTDLKTMIEGLGRSCLRLQNIHIASIWLSHSAVLALTAAQLRGLRMLSLVLGSEITDASVAAIASSYPNLELLDLSGSGISDSGISMICNVFPDTLTRLLLALCPNVTSSGIQFATFQLPHLEIMDCGMTICDPNMQNPTADENNCKLQKTSASNVHFTNQKLIIKHSRLKKLSLWGCTGLDALYLNCPRLIDLNLNSCSNLHPGRLLLQCPNLENVHASGCQDMLIGAIQSQVHDASADMENHSPSKRLPDGSKRIRVPHLLSEESPEPEKKRRRIERQLCNVLLD; via the exons ATGGATCGTCCTCCCATCCCCGCCGCTCTCCCACCCGCTCACGGAGGAGATGCCGCTGATGCCGCCAAGCACGGCAAGAAGCGCGGCAGTTACAACTGCGGCCGCTGCGGCCTCCCGAAGAAGGGCCACAACTGCACCGTCAAAACCCTCGCCTCCACCGCCGATGCAACTCCCGATTCGTCTCTCTCCGTTGTCTCCGTCCCTTCCGCGGCCGCGCCCAGTCTCCGAAAGCCTTCGTCGAATCTCCGTCGCGCGCTGTCGTTCGACGATCTTGATGAACGTCTTCCCGTTGTCGATCGGTCCGAACCAGATGAAGAAGTGGATTCGGATGTGTTCGATGAGACCGATCCGGATCTGGATCTGGACGCCGATGCGTGCGGGCTGCCGGCTAGGCTCCTGTGGGAAGTGATGAGGAGGCTGCCGCCGCCGGGGCTGTTGTCCGCCGCGAAGGTTTGTAAGGGATGGAGGGATACGGCGAAGAGGATGTGGAGAGCGGCCGAGGAATTGAAAATTAGGGTTCCGGCTAATGTTCCTGTCGGATTTGTTGCCTCGATGTTGCAAAAGTGTCCTGGGATTGTGAGACTCTCGCTTAGAATGGAGAG TGATTTTGATTCAACTATGTTGGCTTGCATTGCCTTCTCGTGCCCTAATCTCGAGTGTATGGAGATCTTGACGTTTGATACTGCAACCATTCGGATCAATGG AGATGAATTAGGCCGATttgttgctgataaaaaaagcCTCAAAAGCCTCAAGATGGAAGGTTGTTCTAACCTGGGTGGTTTTGTCCTGTGTTCGTCTAGTCTTTCTACACTCTGGCTATCAGATCTGCACTCTCTCTCTAAGATG GTATTTAATTGTCCCCAGTTGAGAGAGGTTTCCTTGGAGTTTTCTTGCCAAGAGAATGATAGTACGGATCTCAAAACTATGATTGAAGGTTTGGGAAGAAGTTGTCTGAGATTGCAAAACATACATATAGCTTCAATATGGCTTTCACACTCTGCCGTGCTTGCTCTTACAGCTGCTCAGTTGag GGGGCTGCGAATGCTTTCTCTCGTTCTTGGATCCGAAATCACTGATGCATCTGTTGCTGCCATTGCCTCAAGCTATCCAAATCTTGAATTGCTTGATCTCAGTGG ATCTGGCATTAGTGACAGTGGCATTAGTATGATTTGCAATGTGTTCCCTGATACATTGACAAGACTCCTTCTTGCTCTTTGCCCTAATGTGACTTCAA GTGGTATTCAATTTGCTACGTTTCAGTTGCCACACCTTGAAATTATGGACTGTGGCATGACCATATGTGATCCTAATATGCAAAATCCAACTGCGGATGAAAACAACTGCAAATTGCAGAAAACATCTGCCTCTAATGTACACTTTACAAACCAAAAGCTAATCATCAAGCATAGCCGTTTAAAGAAACTCAGTTTATGGGGTTGCACTGGCTTAGAT GCCCTATACTTGAACTGCCCACGACTCATTGATCTGAATCTAAATTCTTGTTCAAATTTGCATCCTG GGAGACTGTTGCTCCAGTGCCCCAATTTGGAAAATGTTCATGCATCAGGTTGTCAGGATATGTTAATAGGGGCCATCCAAAGTCAG GTCCATGATGCTTCTGCTGATATGGAAAACCATTCACCTTCTAAACGTCTACCTGATGGTTCCAAAAGGATCCGGGTTCCACATTTACTCAGTGAAGAG TCCCCTGAACCTGAAAAAAAACGAAGGAGGATCGAGAGACAGCTTTGTAATGTACTTCTGGACTGA
- the LOC100779676 gene encoding phospholipase A1-Igamma1, chloroplastic has translation MYINAPIGFHLCGVIGNMAASSSSSISNMLIIPFSKTHEPISFSFQLPHSKFPTSSPLTRTQQKSMKLVTRDNSSPTIGELVREQEQTTTHHNYKPKLEEHLERLPEEWRQIHGESDWAGLLEPMDPLLRSEVIRYGEMAQACYDAFDFDPFSKYCGSCRFTRRSFFSSLEMPHHLGYAVTRYLYATANINLPNFFKHSRWSKMWSKHANWAGYVAVSDDATTKLLGRRDITIAFRGTVTRLEWVADLMDFLKPISSNGIPCPDHTVKVESGFLDLYTDKEESCGYAKYSAREQVLSEVKRLLEIYNKEEVSVTITGHSLGSALAILSAYDIVETGVNVMRDSRGVAVTVMSFSGPRVGNVRFKERLEGLGVKVLRVVNVHDVVPKAPGVVFNEHLPAAVMKVAEGLPWSYWHVGVELALDHKKSPFLNPNADAVSAHNLEALLHLLDGYHGKGERFVLASGRDPALVNKGCDFLKDHYLIPPNWRQDANKGMIRSNNGRWMQPERPKLEDHPEDMHHHLTLLGLASSDI, from the exons atgtatataaatgcACCAATCGGCTTTCATTTGTGTGGTGTCATTGGAAACAtggctgcttcttcttcttcttcaatctcAAACATGCTCATTATTCCCTTTTCCAAAACACACGAACCCATCAGCTTCAGCTTCCAATTACCACACTCCAAATTCCCAACATCATCACCTCTCACACGAACGCAACAAAAGTCAATGAAACTCGTCACACGTGACAACTCCTCACCCACCATCGGTGAGCTCGTGCGAGAACAAGAACAAACAACAACGCACCACAACTACAAGCCCAAGTTAGAGGAACACCTAGAGCGACTCCCGGAAGAGTGGCGCCAAATCCACGGCGAGAGCGACTGGGCCGGGCTTCTGGAGCCCATGGACCCACTTTTGCGGTCGGAGGTGATCCGCTACGGCGAGATGGCCCAGGCCTGCTACGACGCCTTCGACTTCGACCCGTTCTCAAAGTACTGCGGCAGCTGCAGGTTCACGCGCCGCAGCTTCTTCTCCTCCCTCGAAATGCCCCACCACCTCGGCTACGCCGTCACGCGCTACCTCTACGCCACCGCCAACATCAACCTCCCCAACTTCTTCAAGCACTCCCGCTGGTCCAAGATGTGGAGCAAGCACGCCAACTGGGCCGGATACGTCGCCGTTTCCGACGACGCCACCACCAAACTCCTCGGCCGCAGAGACATCACCATCGCGTTCCGCGGCACCGTCACGCGCCTCGAGTGGGTTGCGGATCTCATGGATTTCCTCAAACCAATCTCATCCAACGGCATCCCCTGCCCCGATCACACCGTCAAGGTCGAATCAGGGTTCTTAGATCTCTACACGGACAAAGAAGAGAGTTGCGGTTATGCCAAATACTCCGCAAGAGAACAG GTTTTATCGGAGGTGAAGAGATTGTTGGAGATTTACAATAAGGAGGAAGTGAGCGTTACGATAACGGGGCATAGTTTGGGAAGCGCGTTGGCGATTTTGAGCGCTTACGATATTGTGGAGACGGGGGTGAACGTTATGAGGGATAGTAGGGGTGTGGCGGTTACGGTGATGTCGTTTTCGGGGCCGAGGGTGGGGAACGTGAGGTTTAAGGAGAGGTTGGAGGGGCTCGGGGTGAAGGTGTTGAGAGTGGTGAATGTGCATGACGTGGTGCCTAAGGCGCCGGGGGTTGTGTTTAACGAGCACTTGCCGGCGGCGGTGATGAAGGTGGCGGAGGGGCTGCCGTGGAGCTACTGGCACGTTGGGGTGGAGCTGGCATTGGACCACAAGAAGTCTCCGTTTCTGAACCCCAATGCTGATGCTGTCTCTGCGCATAACTTGGAGGCTCTTCTTCATCTGCTTGACGG ATACCATGGAAAGGGTGAAAGGTTCGTGCTAGCGAGTGGTAGGGATCCTGCTCTGGTGAACAAGGGATGTGATTTCCTGAAAGACCATTACTTGATTCCACCAAACTGGAGGCAAGATGCGAACAAGGGCATGATCAGAAGCAATAATGGACGCTGGATGCAACCTGAGCGACCAAAGCTTGAAGATCACCCTGAAGATATGCATCACCATCTCACCCTACTGGGTCTGGCTTCATCTGATATATGA